A part of Thermosphaera sp. genomic DNA contains:
- a CDS encoding SNF2-related protein, giving the protein MLDEPSLFLKHLLGRLLEPMYKYNPFFNVFYNPLASPPGPEIPRKPYYNYLHQVQLVLDAVPRRRVRVIVGDEVGLGKTIEALRVAKYLLATGEAKKILVLAPRTLIKQWMHHEIKDLLYSPGRIKRLTRKNVDEVERELERVAEAGDPFILLASIDLVKKSGLDEHAWGRFQPYYEIVSSINWDLVIVDEAHQLNFAGARDTVRTSRLSPLCERARHLLLLSATPSRGSHKDMLKRISLLIPEHKEKLKKLVSDEEARRSFYENASNYLVYRRMKEHVNHLEGRKEFTDLESFMAIVKLGEHRGVYEELGEVLSSILQRLDTRAYGLVKVLVLKRALSSPYSFLKTFSKVVSNRSVGRPLSKLPSERALEKRIDEVVEEVLSGLADSLPEDVVEKAQRLSLVFQELYEKGDPGFNALALLLYQVLMDHKDLPDVLKGDYIVFSEYYDTVCYLYSKLVEFFKSKGFTDAHAEKDRAIYEALRRVSEKEARGEFRRNYAEILSSATILLEREGRRILLIKLSSANQEIVHLIPDLVESIDDVVGSKGRVLKVLVSTDVASEGLNLEQFNIVVNYDVPWSPVRREQRIGRVYRLRQRRNCAVLDFVRDVGPDYEFYTKLVLKILNMFEQKIPPRSIGGVLELRVTDAKPGEKVLMISEKSIGLILSQYYESYYKEPRLSLDDAYRKLLEMVSEVKEMWEGLAPRYDEIEYVKSYVEDFTGCPDRSCFERAVEKTYRKLLGGAGGDLPWMILRLFEELVSSGEAGFSSDYVLIINDPGIEEGYVGVVEFVGEGVVKYATPLLALKRNGGWSLIHGLKAIEWIVDHAAEGRAMVFKAEKPLSEREIDEFRKQAELLANRFNLRIGERLERKRRNLADASGVVLQDLARLKPRIQDPVVRVFGAQSIRDYEKYRASLPLEKRQWMEEASTRLVEKMFAEKGCRVLERYVSKPNPFDLLVECPGSGGFARYKVEVKSHLDKVLVAELTPEETREAESSPGEYIVCNVAGLGSGDESEWITICEFYEKLPRVKKKREEEYALLFFGPGQGDR; this is encoded by the coding sequence GTGCTAGATGAGCCATCGCTTTTTCTCAAACACCTCCTCGGGAGACTCCTAGAGCCAATGTACAAGTACAATCCTTTCTTCAACGTCTTCTATAATCCATTGGCGAGTCCGCCGGGTCCCGAGATCCCTAGGAAGCCCTACTACAACTACCTCCACCAGGTTCAGCTCGTCCTCGACGCTGTCCCGAGGAGAAGGGTGAGAGTGATAGTTGGCGATGAAGTGGGCCTCGGCAAAACCATTGAAGCACTGCGCGTGGCGAAATACCTTCTCGCCACGGGCGAGGCGAAGAAGATCCTAGTGCTGGCTCCGAGGACTCTTATAAAGCAGTGGATGCACCACGAGATCAAGGACCTCTTATACTCCCCCGGGAGGATTAAGCGTTTAACGAGGAAAAACGTCGACGAGGTCGAGAGAGAGCTCGAGAGGGTTGCCGAAGCAGGCGACCCGTTCATCCTTCTAGCTTCAATAGACTTGGTTAAGAAGAGCGGTCTAGACGAGCACGCGTGGGGCCGGTTCCAGCCATATTACGAGATAGTCTCCAGTATAAACTGGGATCTTGTGATAGTTGACGAAGCACACCAGTTGAACTTCGCGGGCGCGAGGGATACTGTGAGGACTAGCAGGCTCAGCCCGCTGTGCGAGAGGGCGCGTCACCTCCTACTACTCTCCGCTACTCCTTCAAGAGGTTCACACAAGGACATGTTGAAGAGGATTTCACTCCTAATCCCCGAGCACAAGGAGAAGTTGAAGAAGCTGGTAAGCGATGAGGAGGCTAGGAGGAGCTTCTACGAGAACGCGTCGAACTACCTCGTTTACCGTAGGATGAAGGAGCATGTAAATCATCTAGAGGGTAGGAAGGAGTTCACCGATCTCGAGTCCTTCATGGCTATCGTTAAGCTGGGCGAGCACCGGGGGGTTTACGAGGAGCTTGGGGAGGTATTGTCCAGCATCCTTCAACGCCTCGACACGAGAGCGTACGGGTTGGTCAAAGTCCTCGTTTTAAAGCGCGCTCTCTCAAGCCCATACTCCTTCCTTAAGACTTTTTCCAAAGTAGTGAGCAATCGCAGCGTTGGACGACCCTTGTCCAAGCTGCCGTCTGAGAGGGCCTTGGAGAAGAGGATAGATGAAGTCGTCGAGGAGGTTTTATCAGGGCTCGCCGACTCCCTCCCTGAGGACGTGGTTGAGAAGGCGCAGAGGCTTTCGCTAGTGTTTCAAGAACTCTATGAGAAGGGCGACCCAGGCTTCAACGCTCTCGCCCTTCTCCTATACCAGGTTTTAATGGACCACAAGGATCTCCCAGACGTCTTGAAGGGAGATTACATTGTTTTCAGCGAGTACTATGACACTGTATGCTACTTGTATAGTAAGCTCGTTGAATTCTTCAAGTCGAAAGGATTCACGGATGCGCATGCCGAGAAGGATAGAGCAATATATGAGGCCTTGAGAAGGGTCTCGGAGAAAGAAGCCCGCGGAGAGTTCAGAAGGAATTATGCTGAAATCCTCAGCTCCGCAACCATCCTATTGGAGCGGGAGGGCAGGCGCATACTTTTGATCAAGCTGTCCTCGGCGAACCAGGAGATAGTGCACTTGATCCCCGACCTAGTCGAGTCGATAGATGATGTCGTCGGCTCGAAGGGGCGCGTGCTCAAGGTGTTAGTAAGCACTGATGTTGCCTCCGAAGGCCTGAACCTAGAGCAGTTCAACATAGTTGTCAACTACGACGTCCCGTGGAGCCCTGTGAGAAGGGAGCAAAGGATCGGAAGGGTTTACAGGCTCAGGCAGAGGAGGAATTGCGCAGTACTAGACTTCGTAAGGGATGTTGGACCGGACTACGAGTTCTACACTAAGCTAGTCCTCAAGATCTTAAACATGTTCGAGCAGAAGATACCTCCTCGGAGCATTGGGGGAGTCCTCGAGCTACGTGTTACAGACGCTAAACCCGGTGAAAAGGTTCTAATGATATCGGAGAAGAGCATTGGACTCATATTATCACAGTACTATGAATCCTACTACAAGGAGCCCCGTCTAAGCCTAGACGATGCTTACAGGAAGCTCTTGGAAATGGTCTCAGAGGTTAAGGAGATGTGGGAGGGGTTGGCTCCGCGGTACGATGAAATAGAGTATGTTAAAAGCTATGTTGAAGACTTCACGGGTTGCCCAGACAGGAGTTGCTTCGAGAGAGCAGTTGAAAAGACCTATAGGAAGCTTCTCGGAGGAGCCGGGGGAGATCTGCCATGGATGATCCTGAGGCTTTTCGAAGAACTCGTTAGTAGCGGAGAGGCAGGCTTCTCCAGCGACTACGTTTTAATCATCAACGACCCGGGCATCGAGGAAGGTTACGTTGGAGTTGTCGAATTTGTCGGCGAGGGAGTAGTCAAGTACGCGACCCCTCTGCTAGCGTTGAAGAGGAATGGCGGGTGGAGTCTCATCCACGGATTGAAAGCTATTGAATGGATCGTCGACCATGCCGCCGAGGGGAGAGCCATGGTTTTCAAAGCCGAGAAGCCGTTGAGCGAAAGAGAAATCGACGAGTTCAGGAAGCAGGCTGAATTGCTCGCCAACAGGTTCAACCTGAGGATCGGGGAAAGGCTTGAGAGGAAGAGGAGAAACCTTGCCGACGCATCTGGTGTGGTTCTTCAAGACCTGGCCAGGCTTAAACCGAGAATACAGGACCCCGTCGTTAGGGTCTTCGGCGCCCAGTCCATACGTGATTACGAGAAGTACAGGGCTTCGCTCCCCCTTGAGAAGAGGCAGTGGATGGAGGAGGCGAGCACCCGTCTCGTGGAGAAAATGTTCGCTGAAAAAGGGTGCAGGGTGCTCGAGAGATACGTGTCTAAGCCAAACCCGTTCGACCTCTTGGTCGAGTGCCCCGGTAGCGGGGGGTTCGCCAGGTACAAGGTGGAGGTTAAGAGCCACTTGGACAAGGTGCTCGTGGCGGAGCTGACGCCGGAGGAGACCAGGGAGGCTGAGTCCAGCCCCGGGGAGTACATCGTCTGCAACGTAGCGGGCCTGGGCAGCGGGGACGAGTCGGAGTGGATTACTATATGCGAGTTTTACGAGAAGCTCCCGAGGGTTAAGAAGAAGAGGGAGGAGGAGTACGCGCTCCTTTTCTTCGGCCCAGGCCAGGGTGATAGGTGA
- a CDS encoding radical SAM protein: MKAFTPVRKYRAVSLTGAWCALKCSHCGGRYLRGMTPVTPETIVGVVEELWSQGVRGLLVSGGFREDGTLPIEPYLKGLRVVKERFNPFISAHLGLINDKRLLSDLAAVVDLVDFELVLNDEFTRRVRGLSVPREKYVEALTAMREAGLDVAPHVYIWHPWITRDEVAESLQTLAENNINRAVLLVYIPPEPGGSVPLDEVVENIEYARSTYPGELYMGCMRPWSIKKRLDEILVEKRLVDRIANPHPGAIGKASSVERYDACCSVPDSRLGEFKIP, encoded by the coding sequence TTGAAGGCTTTCACGCCGGTTAGAAAGTACCGCGCGGTATCGTTGACCGGCGCGTGGTGCGCGCTGAAGTGCTCGCACTGCGGCGGAAGGTATCTGCGGGGCATGACGCCGGTCACCCCGGAGACCATCGTAGGGGTTGTAGAGGAATTATGGAGTCAAGGGGTGAGAGGGCTCCTCGTGAGCGGCGGGTTCCGGGAGGACGGGACCCTCCCGATAGAGCCGTACTTGAAGGGGTTGAGAGTCGTTAAGGAGAGGTTCAACCCGTTCATCAGCGCCCACCTAGGCTTAATCAATGATAAGAGGTTGCTCAGCGACTTGGCCGCCGTGGTCGACCTAGTGGATTTCGAGCTCGTCTTGAACGACGAGTTCACGAGGAGGGTTAGGGGGCTGAGCGTTCCCCGTGAAAAATACGTTGAAGCACTGACCGCCATGAGGGAGGCAGGGCTCGACGTCGCCCCCCACGTGTACATCTGGCACCCCTGGATCACGAGGGATGAGGTTGCGGAGTCTCTCCAAACCCTCGCGGAGAACAACATCAACCGCGCGGTGCTGCTGGTCTACATACCTCCAGAGCCCGGGGGAAGCGTGCCCTTGGACGAGGTGGTTGAAAACATAGAGTACGCGAGGAGCACCTACCCGGGGGAGCTATACATGGGGTGCATGAGGCCCTGGAGCATTAAGAAGAGGCTCGACGAGATACTCGTTGAAAAACGCCTCGTCGACCGGATAGCTAATCCACACCCCGGGGCAATCGGCAAGGCCTCGAGCGTGGAGAGGTACGACGCCTGCTGCAGCGTCCCCGACAGCAGGCTCGGCGAGTTCAAGATCCCGTAG
- a CDS encoding radical SAM protein: protein MSGIQVRASAGTLALLGLTGEFRIEELPATAYLLQHSPEGCRAGCAFCMQSRRLHSAHGGIRLGRVTWPAVELGVLLDHWRRVFKRLCLQTVVKPMFHEEALEIIRRFRSRDPDTPVSLAITPVPISVLKEAKALGVDALGIGLDASTRELFDKWGKPYSWGTYLRFIEKAVEVFGKGSVYVHVIAGLGEELSDIVGIMRHVYRAGGRIALFNLVDQRGGSRVEVGRYRLIQIARHLLELGHDPLEYLDLEGLRLKKKIPWDLRDAFKTSGCPGCNRPFYNESPRGALYNIPSDRALEAYSEKLRRELAGIGVLD, encoded by the coding sequence ATGAGCGGCATACAGGTTAGAGCATCAGCGGGCACGCTGGCCCTGCTTGGCCTCACCGGGGAGTTCAGAATAGAAGAGCTCCCCGCCACCGCCTACCTCCTCCAGCACTCTCCGGAGGGTTGCAGGGCGGGCTGCGCCTTCTGCATGCAGTCGCGCAGGCTCCACAGCGCCCACGGAGGGATCAGGCTCGGGAGGGTCACATGGCCTGCTGTCGAGCTGGGAGTCCTCCTCGACCATTGGAGGAGGGTCTTCAAGAGGCTCTGCCTGCAGACGGTTGTAAAGCCGATGTTCCACGAGGAGGCGCTGGAGATAATCAGGCGGTTCAGGAGCAGGGACCCGGACACCCCCGTCTCGCTGGCTATAACGCCGGTTCCGATCAGCGTTTTAAAGGAGGCTAAGGCCCTCGGCGTCGACGCCCTCGGGATAGGGCTGGATGCCTCCACCAGGGAGCTCTTCGACAAGTGGGGTAAGCCCTACAGCTGGGGCACGTACCTGAGGTTTATCGAGAAAGCGGTCGAAGTCTTCGGGAAAGGAAGCGTTTACGTCCACGTCATCGCGGGGCTCGGCGAGGAGCTCAGCGATATCGTGGGCATCATGAGGCATGTGTACAGGGCCGGGGGGAGGATAGCACTGTTCAACCTCGTTGACCAGCGCGGCGGGTCGAGAGTCGAGGTGGGCAGGTACAGGTTGATCCAGATAGCAAGACACCTCTTAGAGCTGGGCCACGACCCCCTGGAGTACTTAGACCTCGAGGGGCTCAGGTTGAAGAAGAAAATCCCCTGGGACCTCCGGGACGCGTTCAAGACCTCCGGTTGCCCCGGCTGCAATAGGCCGTTCTATAATGAGAGCCCAAGGGGCGCGCTCTACAACATCCCCTCCGATAGAGCGCTCGAGGCTTACTCGGAGAAGCTGAGGCGCGAGCTCGCCGGGATAGGTGTGTTGGATTGA
- a CDS encoding biotin/lipoate A/B protein ligase family protein encodes MSLRTILDLEGRDAYWQMAIDEALLNLRLSGAIPDTLRIYRFKPSAVTIGYFQAVRDSVNLDYLNAQGIHYTRRITGGGAVYHDSEGELTYSVVMKITGDLRDVMESYRILCSGLVRALRYLGVEAEFAPINDIVVKGRKISGSAQTRRKDTLLQHGTLMYATNVDVLEKALIVPSSKLEAKGVRSIRDRVITLREAIGEVDVSELAAALVKGFSEALGRQAYVSGYGEQELEAASKLREKYLDPKWIFRR; translated from the coding sequence TTGAGCCTGAGGACCATCCTAGACCTCGAGGGGCGCGACGCTTACTGGCAGATGGCTATAGACGAGGCCTTGCTGAACCTGAGGCTGTCCGGCGCCATCCCCGACACGCTGAGGATATACAGGTTCAAGCCGAGCGCCGTAACCATTGGCTACTTCCAGGCGGTTCGCGACTCGGTGAACCTCGACTACTTGAACGCCCAGGGCATCCACTACACTAGGAGGATTACGGGCGGGGGCGCAGTGTACCACGACTCGGAGGGCGAGCTTACCTACAGCGTCGTGATGAAGATAACGGGCGACCTGAGGGACGTAATGGAGAGCTATAGGATCCTCTGCAGCGGGCTGGTGAGAGCCCTCAGGTACTTGGGCGTGGAGGCCGAGTTCGCGCCGATAAACGACATCGTCGTGAAAGGGCGGAAGATATCGGGGAGCGCTCAGACGCGGAGGAAGGACACCCTGCTACAGCATGGAACGCTGATGTACGCGACCAACGTGGACGTCCTCGAGAAGGCGCTGATCGTTCCCAGCAGCAAGCTGGAGGCTAAGGGGGTTCGAAGCATCAGGGATAGAGTTATAACCCTGAGGGAGGCGATCGGAGAGGTGGATGTGAGCGAGCTGGCCGCCGCCCTGGTCAAGGGTTTCTCGGAGGCCCTGGGGAGGCAGGCTTACGTGAGCGGCTACGGCGAGCAGGAGCTTGAAGCGGCCTCCAAGCTGCGGGAGAAGTACTTGGATCCAAAGTGGATATTCCGGAGGTAG
- a CDS encoding ferritin family protein, which yields MASPAHNPCNPLNEGGVMTRASPLVEACVDEYESHLIYQALSRAPLIGGKTRSVLARASAEEHSHYLFWRSIVGECRSRLSGVKTLVYLVLLLAFGLTVVMKIIESKEKDASSLYRRISEERPDLRDMVAEMIEQEERHEEEFIQSIGENRVKYIGSITLGLSDALIELTGVYTGALGVLNDTLTAGLMGGLAGLTASISMGVASFNQARQEGRLNPLASALYTLVAYLAVTIALAAPYFILKDISMAFSTMLLVSISITAYLSVYTAVLHGKSFAKEFALTLTLVLGIAFLLYFLGSLARSLFGIDLY from the coding sequence ATGGCTTCGCCCGCTCACAACCCCTGCAACCCGTTGAACGAGGGAGGCGTGATGACCCGTGCGAGCCCGCTGGTCGAGGCGTGCGTGGACGAGTATGAATCCCACCTCATCTACCAGGCCCTGAGCAGAGCCCCCCTGATAGGAGGGAAGACCAGGAGCGTTCTAGCCAGGGCATCCGCCGAGGAGCACAGCCACTACTTGTTCTGGAGAAGCATTGTCGGCGAGTGCAGAAGCCGTCTCAGCGGGGTGAAGACCCTGGTCTACCTGGTTCTGCTCCTCGCATTCGGCTTGACGGTCGTGATGAAGATCATCGAGTCGAAGGAGAAGGATGCCTCATCCCTCTACAGGAGGATCTCCGAGGAGCGGCCCGACCTCAGGGACATGGTTGCCGAAATGATCGAGCAGGAGGAGAGGCACGAGGAGGAGTTCATCCAGAGCATCGGGGAGAACAGGGTGAAGTACATTGGCTCCATAACCCTCGGCTTATCCGACGCGCTGATAGAGCTCACGGGCGTGTACACGGGAGCGCTAGGAGTGCTCAACGACACGCTGACGGCGGGTTTAATGGGCGGGTTAGCGGGGTTGACAGCGTCGATATCGATGGGCGTCGCATCCTTTAACCAGGCTAGGCAGGAGGGCAGGCTGAATCCTCTCGCATCAGCACTGTACACGCTCGTAGCCTACCTAGCCGTCACTATCGCCCTCGCCGCTCCATACTTCATCCTAAAGGACATATCAATGGCTTTCTCAACCATGCTACTGGTCTCGATAAGCATCACCGCATACCTCTCCGTTTACACCGCAGTCCTACACGGCAAGAGCTTCGCCAAGGAGTTCGCTTTAACGCTCACCCTAGTGCTCGGAATAGCGTTCCTCCTTTACTTCCTCGGAAGCCTTGCCAGATCGCTTTTCGGCATCGACCTATATTAG
- the uvsE gene encoding UV DNA damage repair endonuclease UvsE, with amino-acid sequence MSVGLGFFCSTSRNELTTNRVLRLRNLSGENVLRIFEKNLEDFKALLKMSCSMGLTIFRLGSNIIPLASRPEFREEWFQEIEERLRRAAPLVKEMGVRITMHPGQYVVLNSPRSSVVESSLRELEYHFRVLDALGAGAEGVVVVHLGGVFGDKAEALKRFKRTVEDNPWLRRRLAVENDERYYTASDALSTAEDLGIPVVFDHYHHTLNPSAFDMDRVFETWRNTTPEFHISSRPDKPHRFGEHGDYVKPEDFLDMLFMIGGRGPVDVIVEAKKKEHAVKRLISELEKAGVRLREPPCVASYSTSGI; translated from the coding sequence ATGTCGGTTGGGCTGGGATTCTTCTGCTCCACCTCGCGGAACGAGCTCACGACCAACAGAGTGCTCAGGCTCAGAAACCTCAGCGGGGAGAATGTTTTGAGAATCTTCGAGAAAAACCTCGAGGACTTCAAGGCGCTCCTGAAGATGTCCTGCTCAATGGGCTTAACCATCTTCAGGCTTGGATCAAACATAATCCCATTAGCCTCGAGGCCGGAGTTCAGGGAGGAGTGGTTTCAAGAGATCGAGGAGAGGTTGAGGAGGGCGGCGCCCCTCGTCAAGGAAATGGGGGTGAGGATAACCATGCACCCCGGTCAGTACGTGGTTTTAAACAGCCCTAGAAGCAGTGTTGTCGAGAGCTCGCTTAGAGAGCTTGAATACCACTTTCGAGTTCTCGACGCCCTGGGCGCTGGGGCGGAGGGAGTGGTAGTGGTCCACTTGGGAGGGGTTTTCGGCGACAAGGCTGAGGCCTTGAAGAGGTTTAAGAGAACAGTCGAGGATAACCCGTGGCTCAGGAGGAGGCTGGCCGTTGAAAACGACGAGAGATACTACACCGCGTCCGACGCGCTGAGCACTGCGGAAGACCTAGGCATCCCCGTGGTCTTCGACCACTACCACCACACCCTAAACCCCTCGGCCTTCGACATGGACAGGGTATTCGAGACCTGGAGGAACACCACTCCCGAGTTCCACATCTCCTCCCGCCCCGACAAGCCCCACAGGTTCGGCGAGCACGGAGACTACGTGAAGCCGGAGGACTTCCTCGACATGCTCTTCATGATAGGGGGGCGCGGCCCGGTCGACGTGATCGTTGAAGCAAAGAAGAAGGAGCACGCTGTGAAGAGACTCATCAGCGAGCTAGAAAAAGCCGGAGTTAGGCTACGAGAACCGCCTTGCGTGGCTTCTTACTCGACAAGTGGGATTTGA
- a CDS encoding glycoside hydrolase family 16 protein, with amino-acid sequence MNAIQAYAIILAAMAVPGALALLSNHISAHATLPADRFELTWLEDFNDNQIDENVWNFNIGDGCPDLCGWGNAELQYYRRENAFIENGNLVIEARREPFTDPETGGTYEYTSARLDTIGKLAITPPARIEVRAKLPLGRGVWPAIWMLGEEWSLSNVRAWPSCGEIDIVELIGSEPDVVHGTVHAPYCYGGRGVTSRYRLPRGFDFSQDYHVFALEWTGDYIAWFVDGQLYHVVTKREFQSKGCTWVFDKPFHLLLNIAVGGYWPGKPDNTTPFPARMYVDYIKVYKVLEPDPLLSQTDDSDNEILVRTRGWPSVSLERIVNGDFVMPVNKDNSPLLNPDDWFLEGNISVLEDVKTSGGVLTVTIKPGLESETLIGLSQLLWVRQNVDYEVRVKAWSNQILNLTLEISLPSIPRKTYYSSVLELKEAPELFRAKYSHSALSGNVVQLTLWIHAKPGLTESQLVHLDEVEICPVEACPAPPVTETTETTTREDSETTTQPPTTTTTVTTPPPETTLPPLQQPQRFPVEIVGIVSALVALLAGALLLKFKRKR; translated from the coding sequence GTGAACGCCATCCAAGCCTACGCGATCATACTCGCGGCAATGGCTGTCCCCGGAGCGCTGGCCTTGTTGAGCAACCACATAAGTGCTCACGCTACGTTGCCGGCCGACCGGTTTGAGCTAACCTGGCTCGAAGACTTCAACGATAATCAAATAGATGAAAACGTGTGGAACTTCAACATCGGCGACGGATGCCCAGACCTATGTGGCTGGGGGAACGCCGAGCTGCAGTACTATCGCAGGGAGAACGCTTTCATCGAGAACGGCAACCTCGTGATCGAGGCAAGGAGAGAGCCCTTCACGGATCCAGAGACCGGGGGGACGTACGAGTACACGTCGGCAAGGCTCGACACCATTGGGAAGCTGGCCATAACCCCGCCGGCCAGGATCGAAGTCAGAGCCAAGCTTCCATTAGGCAGGGGGGTGTGGCCCGCGATATGGATGCTGGGCGAGGAGTGGAGCCTTTCAAACGTTCGAGCATGGCCCTCCTGCGGGGAGATAGATATAGTGGAGCTCATAGGGAGCGAGCCGGACGTAGTGCATGGAACAGTCCACGCGCCGTACTGCTACGGAGGGCGGGGAGTAACCTCACGGTACAGGTTGCCAAGGGGGTTCGACTTCTCCCAGGACTACCACGTCTTCGCTCTGGAGTGGACTGGAGACTACATAGCGTGGTTCGTCGACGGCCAATTGTACCACGTAGTGACTAAGAGGGAGTTTCAAAGCAAGGGTTGCACCTGGGTGTTCGACAAGCCCTTCCACCTCCTCCTGAACATCGCGGTGGGAGGCTACTGGCCCGGTAAGCCCGACAACACTACGCCGTTTCCAGCGAGAATGTACGTAGACTACATTAAGGTATACAAGGTGCTAGAACCCGATCCACTGCTCAGTCAAACCGACGACTCAGACAACGAGATCCTAGTGAGAACTAGGGGCTGGCCCAGCGTCTCCCTGGAGAGGATTGTGAACGGAGACTTCGTCATGCCCGTTAACAAGGACAATAGTCCGTTGTTAAATCCAGACGACTGGTTCCTAGAGGGCAATATCTCGGTCCTAGAAGACGTTAAAACTTCGGGCGGCGTTCTAACAGTGACTATTAAACCGGGACTGGAGAGTGAGACCCTCATAGGTCTATCCCAGCTGCTGTGGGTGAGGCAGAACGTTGACTACGAGGTGAGAGTGAAGGCTTGGAGTAATCAGATATTAAATCTCACGCTGGAAATATCGCTTCCATCAATACCGCGTAAGACGTACTACTCGAGCGTCCTTGAGCTGAAGGAAGCTCCCGAATTATTCAGAGCAAAGTACTCTCATTCAGCTTTAAGCGGCAACGTGGTTCAGTTAACGCTATGGATTCACGCAAAACCAGGTTTGACTGAGAGCCAGCTAGTCCATCTAGACGAAGTAGAGATCTGCCCAGTGGAAGCATGCCCAGCTCCACCGGTCACCGAGACCACGGAGACGACAACCCGGGAGGATAGTGAAACCACTACGCAACCCCCGACCACTACTACTACGGTGACAACGCCTCCACCAGAGACGACTCTGCCGCCTCTCCAACAACCCCAGAGATTCCCCGTCGAGATTGTCGGCATCGTCTCAGCCCTAGTCGCACTGCTCGCAGGCGCCCTATTATTGAAGTTTAAGAGGAAGAGGTAG
- a CDS encoding ABC transporter ATP-binding protein has translation MRIVLETKGLTKVFESGFFKRVVVRAVDNVSVRLSEGEVVSLVGQSGSGKTTLAKMILRLLEPTSGDILFQGRNVWRDLKTLEDLKWYWRNVHAVFQNPYASFNPFYKIDRVLRQALMLIGVDPDSPEGDKAVREALEVVGLRPDETLGKYPHQLSGGQLQRILISRAWIIKPKLLLADEPVSMLDVSTRGKILELYDTLRRSLGTTIVFITHDLGLAYAVSDRVLVMYKGKIVEEGSPDKVILNPEHEYTKELLKSVPTLYKKWS, from the coding sequence GTGAGAATCGTGCTGGAGACGAAGGGTCTCACCAAGGTTTTCGAGTCAGGGTTTTTCAAAAGGGTGGTGGTCAGGGCTGTGGACAACGTGTCGGTAAGGCTCAGCGAGGGCGAAGTAGTCTCGCTAGTCGGTCAAAGCGGGTCGGGCAAGACGACTCTGGCTAAGATGATACTAAGGCTCCTGGAGCCCACGTCGGGCGACATACTATTCCAGGGGAGAAACGTGTGGAGGGATCTCAAGACTCTCGAGGACTTGAAGTGGTATTGGAGGAACGTTCACGCAGTGTTTCAAAACCCCTACGCCAGCTTCAACCCCTTCTACAAGATAGATCGAGTGCTCCGCCAAGCGCTCATGCTGATCGGGGTTGACCCCGACTCTCCGGAGGGGGACAAGGCTGTTAGGGAAGCTCTTGAAGTCGTGGGGTTGCGCCCTGATGAAACGCTTGGCAAATACCCCCACCAGCTGTCGGGAGGGCAGCTTCAAAGGATCTTGATCTCGAGGGCTTGGATCATAAAGCCGAAACTCTTGCTGGCCGATGAGCCCGTCTCCATGCTGGACGTGTCGACAAGGGGGAAGATCCTCGAGCTATACGATACCCTGCGCAGGAGCCTCGGCACAACCATAGTTTTCATAACACACGACCTCGGCTTAGCCTACGCGGTGTCCGACAGAGTCCTCGTAATGTACAAGGGGAAGATTGTGGAGGAGGGCTCGCCCGATAAGGTGATCCTAAACCCCGAGCACGAGTACACTAAGGAGTTGTTGAAGAGTGTTCCAACACTCTACAAGAAGTGGTCTTAG